The Oxalobacter aliiformigenes nucleotide sequence GAGAATCGCACTGGTAACCGGCGGCAACAAAGGAATCGGATACGAAATCTGTCGCCAGCTCATGCGCAGGGGTTGTCATGTCCTGCTCGGCGCACGCAATCGTTCGGAAGGCGAAGCGGCAGTCGCCGCGCTGACAAAAGAAGAAAAGGGCGACATCGGATTCATCACCATCGACCTGAACGATCCTCGTACATTTTCCATAGCACAGGCCGACATTTCCGGCCGGTTCGGAAAACTCGATATCCTGGTCAACAATGCGGGCATCGTACCTGACGGCGATTACAAGGTGTATGACGTTCCCGTTCGTATTCTGAAAGAAACGTTCGATACCAATTTTTTCGCGCTGGTGGAACTGACACAAATCATGTTGCCGCTGATCCGGAAAAGCCCTGCCGGCCGGATCGTCAACCAGTCCAGCATTCTGGCTTCCCTGACAGCCCAGAGTCTCCCGGATTCCCCTCTGAAACAGGGAAAGTCATTCGCTTACAACGCCAGCAAAACAGCCGTCAACGCCTTCACCGTCCATCTGGCGGATTTTCTGAAAGGAACACCGGTGAAAGTCAACTCAGCCCATCCCGGCAGTGTCAGGACAGCCATGAACCCCGGAGGCAATCTGGAGGATTTTGAAGGAGCCAGAACCGCTGTGGCATTGGCCATGTTGCCTGAAAACGGCCCGAGCGGCGGATTCTTTTACCTCGACACGCCTCTGCCCTGGTAATCACCCGAAGGAACGTAACTGCCAGAAAAATCCTGCACGGCGCCCTTCATCCGGCCAAAGGCACTGCCCGCCGGATACGTACGCCCGATACGGACGGATTCGCACGACAAGTAAATATCATGTCAGTAATGGTATCTTCCGCCTCTCATGTAATGACGGGAACGGTCGAACTGGCGACAGGACCTTTCCTGTTCACGTTGCAACCTTTGCTGGCTGTCATAGAGACGTTCCTGCTGGCGCTGCATTTGCTCGTAACCGGGATAGCTGTTCCGGTACCGGGGAATGGGATTGGAAAAATTATACTTGTATTGCGGTCGATAAGCCATGATCACGGTAATAGCCGTAGCGTCCCGCCTGTGCCGGAACGGACAGCATCAGGACGCACAGCGCGGTGGCCATGACAATACCTTGCCTGAGACAAAGCATCGCATTCTCCTGTCCGGATCGGTATCGGAAATCCTGTGTCAGGATATCCCGGCTTTCCATTCCCGGCCGGATATCCGTACGACCCATTCACGCATTCGGAACAAAAGCCGTTTTTGCAAGGCAAAAGTGTTCCGGAAAAAACACGGAATACTTCAACACACTTCCCGAATATCCGAAACCGGCCTGTTACTGTTCATCATGAAAAAACGGGAACAGGCAATACGCGATAGAATTTCCCATAAAAACCGGCCGGCTTTTCCTGACGATCGCTTCACGATTTTCCGGTCCATCCCGGAAAATCACCCGGATTTTCCGTCAGTCCCAGTAATGATGCCGACCATCCTGTATATAACAAGGCCTGCCTGAATCGCGGTACCGCTGCACGCGATCACGCGGTATGTCCCGGTTTTCATTGTATTCCTCATCCTGCCCGCGCCGGTTGCGGTACGCACCCCGATCATCGTCATCATACCGGTACGCTCCTCCGTTATGATGATACGAGGGACCGCCATCATAATAATCATGGTAAGACCGGCAATGAGCACCGGCCTGCAACGGCGCCAAAATAGCAAGACTGACCAGAACCGATACACCGGCAAAAATACTGTGCTTGAAACGGGCCATGACTTTCTCCTGTCTTGTCATTGCGATATGATTGTTACGATACGCCAAAATCTTATTCAAATCAAACACATCCGGAATTTCACGGAAAACGTGTACCGGTTCGCCATGTTTTCATGACAGCCGCTTCCGGGCATACCGTTCCGGTTTCGGCTGACGTATTTCTCCCGAAAGAAGCACAAAAAGAGACCCATTGCCGGAAAGTCAGGGTAAGATTGTCCCGCCGTTTGGGCCTGTCGAATTTTCGAGGAGAACAGGATGCATTACCGTCATATTGTATTCGATCTGGAAAACACGCTTGCCGATCCCGGAATGACCGAAACAGGCCATACCGGAAACCTGTCCGGGCGGTTTTCCGCCTGCACCGGTATCCGGCCACTTTTGCAGGGTCTCAATGCCATGCACTATACGGTGGGCGCCATCACGTGTCTGCCGGAAACAGAAGGAACGGCACTGCTTGAGAAAACCGGTCTGGCCCCCTGTATCTCCCGATTCATCCACGCGGAAAATACCGACGGAAAAACCGCCTGTCCACTTGAACGCTATCTGGAAGAACCGGGAATACAATGCCGTGACATCCTGTTCGTCACTGCAACGGAAACAGGATGCCGGATGGCCGGAAAAACCGGTATCGATTGCGTTCTGGCCGAATGGTGCCACCGTGAAACGGTGACGACAGATGCTTCCGTCACGCGTCTGAAACGTCCGGATGATCTGGCCGTTTTTCTGGGAAAACCCGGCAAAAACATTCCCGATCCCTGGCTTTCCTGGGCGATCGAACTGCAATTCATCGCCCAGGCCGGGCAAACCTATTCCCGCGATCCGTTCGATCTGGAACGTTTCGGCCGGATCAGGGAAATCGCGGCCGAAATCATGACGGCCAAATCCGGTCTGGAAATGGAAACCGTCAAAAACCTGTTTTGCAACGAATCGGGATTCCAGACCCCGAAACTGGATACACGGGCTGCCATATTCGAGAACGGGAAGATACTGCTCGTACGGGAAACCGCCGGAAAATGGTCGCTTCCCGGCGGATGGGTCGATGTTGACCAGTCCATTGCTTCCAACACCGTCAAGGAAGTGAAAGAAGAAGCAGGGCTGGATGTGGAACCGGTCCGGCTGATCGCCGTACTGGACGGAAACAGGAAACAGCCCAGACATTACGCTTATGGCATCTGCAAGCTGTTCGTATTGTGTCAGGCGAAAGGAGGGCGGTTTTCCGCCAATCATGAGACATCGGAAAGCGCGTTTTTTTCCCTGGACAACCTTCCTCCGCTTTTCACCGAAAAAAACACGGAAGAACAGATCCGTATGTGCTTTCTGGCGGCCGCCGACGAAAAATGGCAAGTGATGTTCGACTGACGGCAATCGGCCGGCCCGTTTCCCGGACCGGTATTTCCCCTTGCAGGCCAACCTTTTCGCGGATCGTGGAGCGTCCCTGCCTTCCGGATCCGGACACACGGCGGAAAAACAACCGTTTACTTTCCCATACAAAACACTTGACGATACATAATACACTTCAGACCGTTGCATGCCGGTGGAAAATCCTGTCGCAACCGGTATTGCGTGGGCAATCCCGGCCTGACAGATCCGCCGGGCAGTGGCGAACCGGCACATTCCTGCTTCCGAAAATCCGGACGTTTCCGGCATATCAAATCATGTGGATAATCAGAACCTATATCGTCACCTTCAGAAAATTCGACGATTTCGGCGGGCGGGCGAACAGGGCGGAATTCCGGAATTTCAGCATCGTATCGTTCGTCATCCAGTTGTGCTTCCCGGTGATCGGCGCATTGTCACCCGTCGGCTACCTTTTCGAAAACGTCTTTTCGCTGGTTCCGCTCGTGCCCGCCGTCAGTCTTGTCGTCAGACGTCTGCATGATACCGGAACGAACGGATGGCTCGTACTGCCGGGTCTGGTCCCGTTCCTTAATTTCCTCATCCTGTACCTGCTTTTTTTCTATTACAGCGATCCATACGACAACGGCTATGGACTTCCGCCGGACCGACAGGTCAAGGAATCCGTTTCTGCCCGGAAACAGGTATAACGGATGCCCGATCAGCCGATACCGGAAAAATCCCGGCTTGAGCGATCCGGAAACTGTCACGCCTGGAAATTTGTTGCTAAACTTTCCCGGTTGAAAACCGGACGGAATTGTCATGAAGAAATGGTTTGCCGCCTATGGCCTGATTTTCTACCGCTATCTGGACTACC carries:
- a CDS encoding DUF805 domain-containing protein; translation: MWIIRTYIVTFRKFDDFGGRANRAEFRNFSIVSFVIQLCFPVIGALSPVGYLFENVFSLVPLVPAVSLVVRRLHDTGTNGWLVLPGLVPFLNFLILYLLFFYYSDPYDNGYGLPPDRQVKESVSARKQV
- a CDS encoding NUDIX hydrolase; translated protein: MHYRHIVFDLENTLADPGMTETGHTGNLSGRFSACTGIRPLLQGLNAMHYTVGAITCLPETEGTALLEKTGLAPCISRFIHAENTDGKTACPLERYLEEPGIQCRDILFVTATETGCRMAGKTGIDCVLAEWCHRETVTTDASVTRLKRPDDLAVFLGKPGKNIPDPWLSWAIELQFIAQAGQTYSRDPFDLERFGRIREIAAEIMTAKSGLEMETVKNLFCNESGFQTPKLDTRAAIFENGKILLVRETAGKWSLPGGWVDVDQSIASNTVKEVKEEAGLDVEPVRLIAVLDGNRKQPRHYAYGICKLFVLCQAKGGRFSANHETSESAFFSLDNLPPLFTEKNTEEQIRMCFLAAADEKWQVMFD
- a CDS encoding SDR family oxidoreductase, whose product is MNESRIALVTGGNKGIGYEICRQLMRRGCHVLLGARNRSEGEAAVAALTKEEKGDIGFITIDLNDPRTFSIAQADISGRFGKLDILVNNAGIVPDGDYKVYDVPVRILKETFDTNFFALVELTQIMLPLIRKSPAGRIVNQSSILASLTAQSLPDSPLKQGKSFAYNASKTAVNAFTVHLADFLKGTPVKVNSAHPGSVRTAMNPGGNLEDFEGARTAVALAMLPENGPSGGFFYLDTPLPW